The following proteins are co-located in the Anas platyrhynchos isolate ZD024472 breed Pekin duck chromosome 1, IASCAAS_PekinDuck_T2T, whole genome shotgun sequence genome:
- the BID gene encoding BH3-interacting domain death agonist: MEQDIHSGRFNQMERMLLFAFLEESSGCEFKEQLPSLRSQGIVYPLQDILYCDSDGELQTDGNRSGHFQNGEQVFDPEVNEEIVRTIAAQLAEIGDQLDKEVKAKVVNDLVQHFLNENLSREEITRCLSQAVEVLARAIPSDLEREKAMLVLAMVLTKKVANKVPFLLQRVFSTTVNYISQHFHGYVARMLRE; this comes from the exons GATATCCATAGCGGTAGATTTAACCAGATGGAGCGCATGCTGTTGTTTGCTTTCCTGGAGGAGTCCTCTGGTTGTGAGTTTAAAGAGCAGCTGCCGTCCCTACGAAGCCAGGGGATTGTGTATCCTCTGCAAGACATCCTTTACTGTGACAGTGATGGTGAGCTTCAGACCGATGGGAATCGGAGCGGCCATTTCCAGAACGGTGAGCAAG TGTTTGACCCTGAGGTAAATGAAGAAATTGTCCGGACCATTGCTGCTCAGCTTGCTGAGATTGGAGACCAGCTGGATAAAGAAGTCAAAGCAAAAGTAGTAAATGATCTAGTGCAGCACTTCCTGAATGAGAATCTGTCTAGAGAG GAGATAACCCGGTGCCTGTCGCAGGCTGTGGAAGTGCTTGCACGAGCCATCCCCTCAGACCTGGAACGAGAGAAGGCCATGCTAGTGCTAGCAATGGTCCTAACGAAGAAAGTGGCAAACAAGGTGCCCTTCCTTCTCCAGCGTGTCTTCAGCACCACTGTGAACTACATCAGCCAGCACTTCCACGGCTACGTTGCCAGAATG ctgCGCGAGTGA